One Lentibacillus cibarius DNA window includes the following coding sequences:
- a CDS encoding methylated-DNA--[protein]-cysteine S-methyltransferase, which produces MTLYYDQIDTPIGTMFVVSNGKAIVRIDYGSLRLMNNKLASWLKRYFPDSRLVHSPEQVKQAKHELLEYFQGTRKTFSFPFSFYGTPFQTQVWQALFNLLTYGETTAYKDIAQAIGNPKAVRAVGGAVNKNPISIVVPCHRVVGANGKMVGYGGGLDKKEFLLTLEKNHE; this is translated from the coding sequence ATGACACTTTATTATGATCAAATAGACACACCAATTGGGACCATGTTCGTTGTTAGCAATGGGAAAGCAATTGTACGGATTGATTATGGTTCATTACGCTTGATGAATAACAAGCTGGCATCGTGGTTAAAACGGTATTTTCCGGATAGCAGGTTAGTCCATAGCCCGGAGCAGGTGAAGCAGGCCAAACATGAACTTCTGGAATATTTTCAAGGTACACGAAAGACATTTTCGTTTCCTTTCAGTTTTTACGGAACACCATTTCAGACACAAGTTTGGCAGGCGCTTTTCAACCTTCTTACGTATGGGGAAACGACTGCGTATAAAGATATTGCACAAGCAATCGGCAACCCTAAAGCGGTGCGTGCTGTAGGGGGTGCCGTCAATAAAAATCCGATATCGATTGTGGTTCCGTGCCACCGTGTAGTAGGTGCGAACGGAAAAATGGTTGGTTACGGCGGCGGACTGGATAAGAAGGAGTTTTTGCTGACGCTGGAAAAAAATCATGAATAA
- a CDS encoding amidase domain-containing protein, with product MEEIKDVWVQFFQSERNDQMNWWQRKKEVYRDRGAEIVRVSGKGQAFETIRYDNRTECQYLLHMSFLIKQGDHFIREEQVIPLRFQLEDGQVTEHRRTEMTSPKETTHPSINATGGHRSQQRFSYDRRAAVQYAERWWNSYNPAYRTFDVDCTNYVSQCMRAGGAPMRGAPDRSNGWWYKDDNWSYSWAVAHSLRWYLSGSTTGLKGKELESASELIPGDIICYDFEGDGRWDHNTIVVAKDADGMPLVNAHTNNSRHRYWSYEDSLAWTSDTRYKFFRIGE from the coding sequence ATGGAAGAAATAAAAGATGTGTGGGTGCAGTTTTTCCAATCGGAGCGCAATGATCAAATGAATTGGTGGCAACGTAAAAAAGAAGTGTACCGGGACCGGGGAGCAGAGATTGTTCGTGTTAGTGGTAAGGGGCAGGCATTCGAAACAATTAGGTATGATAATCGGACAGAATGCCAATATTTGCTGCATATGTCATTTTTGATTAAACAAGGCGATCATTTTATTAGGGAGGAGCAAGTGATTCCGCTTCGATTCCAGTTGGAAGATGGGCAAGTCACCGAACATCGCAGGACTGAAATGACTTCTCCAAAAGAAACAACACATCCCAGTATAAACGCCACGGGAGGTCATCGGTCACAACAGCGGTTTTCCTACGACCGGCGTGCAGCTGTCCAGTATGCTGAACGGTGGTGGAACAGTTACAATCCGGCATACAGGACGTTTGATGTCGACTGCACCAATTACGTATCACAATGCATGCGAGCTGGAGGTGCTCCTATGCGCGGAGCCCCTGATCGTAGCAATGGCTGGTGGTATAAGGATGACAATTGGAGTTACAGCTGGGCAGTGGCACATTCATTACGTTGGTATTTGAGCGGTTCTACTACAGGGTTAAAAGGCAAAGAATTGGAGTCGGCAAGTGAACTTATTCCCGGTGATATTATTTGCTATGATTTTGAAGGTGATGGCAGATGGGATCATAATACGATTGTTGTAGCAAAAGATGCGGATGGCATGCCGCTTGTCAATGCGCATACAAACAACAGTCGCCACAGATATTGGTCATACGAAGACTCACTCGCTTGGACATCAGATACACGATATAAATTTTTCCGGATAGGTGAGTAA
- a CDS encoding tRNA (cytidine(34)-2'-O)-methyltransferase, protein MSLHIVLYQPEIPANTGNIARTCLGTGATLHLVRPLGFSTSDKMVRRAGLDYWQSADVREHDSIEDVYANYPNGTFYYIENVGSNYYADYDFSNPETDMLFVFGREGSGFPPDFLVGKEEQCLRIPMRDQIRSLNLSNSAAIIIFEVLRQQGFPGMA, encoded by the coding sequence GTGAGTCTGCATATTGTTCTATACCAGCCAGAAATACCCGCGAACACAGGGAATATTGCCAGGACTTGCTTGGGAACCGGTGCAACGTTGCACTTGGTTCGTCCGTTGGGTTTCTCAACTAGTGATAAAATGGTTCGTCGTGCGGGCTTGGACTACTGGCAGTCCGCTGATGTCCGGGAACATGATTCCATTGAGGACGTATATGCCAATTACCCAAATGGCACATTCTATTATATTGAAAACGTTGGTTCTAATTATTATGCCGATTATGACTTCAGCAATCCCGAAACGGATATGCTGTTTGTATTCGGCCGGGAAGGTTCCGGATTTCCACCGGATTTTCTGGTAGGGAAAGAGGAGCAATGTTTACGGATTCCAATGCGTGATCAAATACGATCATTGAATTTGTCGAATTCGGCTGCTATTATTATTTTTGAAGTGTTGCGGCAACAAGGTTTTCCGGGAATGGCTTAG